The genome window GCAATGCATGCGAAATTACCTGTTTTTGCGCTTCGTCCAGATCGGCGAACCCGGCGCTATCGGCCAGTTCGCGATAGGCTTGAAACAGCTTTTCATTCTGTCCCAGCTCGGTTCCGTATTCGCTCAACTTGGGCAGGCAGGTATTGTAGGCTTCGCGCAGGGCATCGTTATTGACTACCGCATTCAAATGCCCGACCGGCGACCAGAATTTGTTGATGCGGTCATCCAGTTCGTCCAGCGGTTCGATCAGGGTTTTCCAGCTCCATTCTTGAGCGCTCGCCAGTAAAGCTTCTATCCCGGCGCGGTTATCGCTCAACAGAAGCTCCAGTTCTGACACTACATTGTCGGGTTTGAGCGAGGAGAATTTTGGAAGATCGTTCAGATTAATGCGAGTGGTCACGTTATGGCCTTTATTTATCATGATTGAGCTGGGCGCGAAGCGGCGGCTGAGTGGATGCGCGCGTCGCGGATTTAAGATTTACAACTATCAGCCACCCTTACGCTGCCGACTGACTGACACAGTATTGCGCGGCTAGACGCTTTGTGGCTCAACCAGGATGTGCATCTATCCATTCCTTCAGCGCTGCATCCATCCTTACCTGCCAGCCTACACCCGTTGCCCGGAAATAATCCAGCACTTCCGGGCTATACCGTACAGATACCAACACCTTGCGTGTATCGACTTTTGGCCGTCCACGCTTTAACTTTTTCCGATCTGCCGCTTTGCCTGCTTCCGGCGAGACTGCATTCCCAGCCATGTACCATGTGGCCTTATCGAAAAACTCATCGGCCAATTCAGGGGGTTCGTCGTATTCTTCCCCTGTGATGACATGGGCGGCAACTTTCGCCAAGTTGCTTCTCAAAACGCGCTTGTTCTCGTTCATTTGCTTTCCTCATAGATTATGATCTGGCGAAAATCGCCGCGTTGCGTCCACGCTGCAATCATCATTCAACCGCGCAAATGTCCGACCGTGATGATACGTGTTTCGCCGTAGTCCCGCCGCGTATCTTCAAAATGGAGCGTAGCACCTTCAAAAACTTCAGCAGCATCGGCAAAGTGGATACCGCGTTCGTTCACTGTTTTTCGCGCTTGGCCGGATCGCTGGTTACTTTAAAGATTTTCATATATTTATTGTAGCTACATTAAACTGCAATATCAATGAATTCGTGTAGCTACAATGTCTAACAAACGAATGTTTTTTAGACAAAAATACAATCCTGTTAAACCCAGGAAAACACTGATTTAATCGCGGCCTATTTCCATGTATTTATTATTGATAACATTTAATCATGATATAACAATCAATATATTACACTGTAATGGTGTCCGGCGCATGATGAAACAGACCACTCTCCCAGACCTACTTCTCCAGCAGAAATCCCGCATCACGCGGCGCGAGACTTTTTTGAACGCGATGGATCGGTAGTTCCCTGGTCCGAGCTGGTTGAGATCATTCAGCCGGTGTATCCCGCTTCCGGGCGAGGCCGCGTTCATGATAGAACCGGATGGCGGGTTGCCGTGT of Candidatus Methylospira mobilis contains these proteins:
- a CDS encoding BrnT family toxin, translated to MNERGIHFADAAEVFEGATLHFEDTRRDYGETRIITVGHLRG
- a CDS encoding BrnA antitoxin family protein, with translation MNENKRVLRSNLAKVAAHVITGEEYDEPPELADEFFDKATWYMAGNAVSPEAGKAADRKKLKRGRPKVDTRKVLVSVRYSPEVLDYFRATGVGWQVRMDAALKEWIDAHPG